The Polyangiaceae bacterium genome includes a region encoding these proteins:
- a CDS encoding ATP-binding protein, producing MHARALLPMIREDLAEKMVFLAGPRQVGKTTLARQVLELEGAGAYFSWDNIQHRRAARAGQWPEPPALLVLDELHKQRGWKRWLKGEYDAHVGEYRYLVTGSARLDVYRRGGDSLQGRYHHHRLHPFSVRELAGLLPGAEPGQPLALGTGAGSAKESTTQLLERGGFPEPFLSGSERSRRRWRKERSERFVREDVRELEAVRDLANIELLVDMLPERVGSPLSVNSLCRDLEVSHRAVSNWLEILSRLYFSFRLPPYTHRAIRGLKKEQKTYLWDWSLVSDPGPRLENMLASHLLKLCHHLEDVEGRAAKLHYLRDRNGRELDFLVTVDKKPWFAVEAKTTETAIGSPLRYFRDRLHIPHVYQCVLHGTRTYVQDGVTVVPAYRFLEAVA from the coding sequence ATGCACGCCCGGGCTCTCTTGCCCATGATTCGCGAAGATTTGGCAGAAAAGATGGTCTTCCTGGCCGGCCCTCGGCAGGTCGGGAAGACCACACTGGCGCGGCAAGTCTTGGAGCTAGAGGGGGCTGGCGCCTACTTCTCCTGGGACAACATCCAGCATCGGCGGGCTGCCCGCGCCGGACAGTGGCCGGAGCCGCCGGCGCTCTTGGTGTTGGATGAGCTGCACAAGCAGCGCGGTTGGAAGCGCTGGCTGAAGGGCGAGTACGACGCGCACGTTGGGGAGTATCGCTATCTCGTGACTGGAAGCGCGCGGCTCGACGTGTACCGCCGCGGCGGGGACTCGCTCCAAGGGCGCTACCATCATCATCGCTTGCACCCCTTCAGTGTGCGCGAGTTGGCGGGACTGCTCCCCGGCGCGGAGCCCGGCCAGCCGCTGGCATTGGGTACAGGTGCGGGCTCGGCGAAGGAGAGCACGACTCAGCTGCTGGAACGTGGCGGCTTCCCCGAGCCGTTCCTGAGCGGGAGTGAGCGCAGCCGCCGCCGCTGGCGAAAGGAACGCAGCGAGCGCTTCGTGCGCGAGGACGTGCGCGAGCTCGAGGCCGTGCGAGACCTGGCGAACATCGAGCTGCTGGTGGACATGCTGCCCGAGCGCGTCGGTAGCCCTTTGTCCGTCAACTCGCTGTGCCGGGATCTGGAAGTCAGCCACCGCGCGGTGTCCAACTGGCTCGAGATCCTCTCGCGGCTGTACTTCTCCTTTCGTCTGCCGCCGTACACACACCGCGCCATTCGGGGCCTCAAGAAGGAGCAGAAGACCTACCTCTGGGATTGGTCTCTGGTATCCGACCCCGGACCCCGCTTGGAGAACATGCTGGCCAGTCACCTGCTGAAGCTGTGCCACCACTTGGAAGACGTCGAAGGCCGCGCCGCCAAGCTCCACTATCTTCGTGATCGTAACGGTCGTGAGCTGGACTTCCTGGTCACGGTCGACAAAAAGCCGTGGTTCGCCGTGGAAGCGAAGACGACGGAAACCGCCATTGGCTCGCCCCTGCGCTACTTCCGGGATCGCCTCCACATTCCGCACGTGTACCAGTGCGTGCTCCACGGCACGCGCACCTACGTGCAAGACGGCGTCACCGTCGTTCCCGCGTATCGCTTCCTCGAAGCCGTCGCCTGA
- a CDS encoding heparin lyase I family protein, with protein sequence MGRALAAAVLLFVSSAHADVLVDEPFDDANVAARGWFDATNVTIDSSGCQQGGCLRYHYAPGDVTPGGKGTLRIQFPESEVLFVRYYTKYSATWKFRPSYGPHELYVLTNLDGKWIGPAETHLTGYIEHVEGKPTISGQDTLNVDQSQIGVDLTQITEQRGAHGCNGASDAYGKGDCYSTGTLYRNGKSFKPSGLTPVFTATAGPYFQGDWHEVIVEMRLNSVTPTSTSKDGHVRYWFDGQPVIDISDMVWRTGKSSSMRFNEFLIGPYYHDGAPQNQDWYIDELRIATTAGEVGLNATPTDAGTGGTPGAGGSAGTGGTPGAGGTPGTGGTPGAGGTPGTDAATGGNPGTDAGAGGAPGTDAGAGGAPSGADDSGCSCRTPRNDSSPRGFGWLALLAVVAARRARRASRRTDNQLKSMKGT encoded by the coding sequence GTGGGACGAGCCCTCGCTGCGGCGGTGTTGCTCTTCGTTTCGAGCGCTCACGCCGACGTGCTGGTGGACGAGCCCTTCGACGACGCCAACGTGGCGGCGCGCGGCTGGTTCGATGCCACCAACGTCACGATCGACAGCAGCGGTTGTCAGCAGGGCGGCTGCCTGCGCTACCACTACGCACCGGGGGACGTGACGCCTGGCGGCAAGGGCACGTTGCGCATCCAGTTCCCGGAATCCGAGGTGCTGTTCGTCCGCTACTACACCAAGTACAGCGCCACCTGGAAGTTTCGCCCGAGCTACGGCCCCCACGAGCTGTACGTGCTCACCAACCTGGACGGCAAGTGGATCGGCCCGGCCGAAACCCACCTCACGGGCTACATCGAGCACGTGGAGGGCAAGCCGACCATCTCGGGACAGGACACGCTGAACGTCGATCAATCCCAGATCGGCGTGGACCTCACCCAGATCACCGAGCAGCGCGGCGCCCACGGCTGCAACGGAGCCAGTGACGCCTACGGCAAGGGCGACTGCTACTCCACGGGTACGCTGTATCGCAACGGCAAGTCCTTCAAGCCGTCGGGGCTCACCCCGGTGTTCACGGCGACGGCGGGGCCCTACTTCCAAGGAGATTGGCACGAGGTGATCGTCGAGATGCGCCTCAACAGCGTGACGCCGACCTCCACCAGCAAGGACGGCCACGTGCGTTACTGGTTCGACGGGCAGCCCGTGATCGACATCTCCGACATGGTGTGGCGTACCGGCAAGAGCTCGAGCATGCGCTTCAACGAGTTTCTGATCGGGCCCTACTATCACGACGGCGCGCCGCAGAATCAGGACTGGTACATCGACGAGCTGCGCATCGCGACCACCGCCGGCGAGGTCGGCCTCAATGCCACTCCCACCGACGCCGGCACGGGCGGCACTCCCGGCGCGGGCGGAAGCGCCGGCACGGGCGGCACTCCCGGCGCGGGCGGCACTCCCGGCACGGGCGGCACTCCCGGCGCGGGCGGCACTCCCGGCACGGACGCAGCCACCGGCGGCAATCCCGGCACTGACGCCGGCGCGGGCGGCGCTCCCGGCACTGACGCCGGCGCGGGCGGCGCTCCGAGCGGAGCGGACGACAGCGGCTGCAGCTGCCGCACACCGCGGAACGACTCGTCGCCCCGCGGCTTCGGTTGGCTCGCGCTGCTGGCCGTCGTCGCGGCGAGACGAGCGCGACGGGCATCGCGCCGCACCGACAATCAGTTGAAGTCGATGAAGGGGACGTAG
- a CDS encoding trypsin-like serine protease: MRVGPTLLGGHRDKDPQGTIHTDRPAPTKVPPPVPETRRASEHGKQYRKSTALPAGHVQVAALFTERGFACSGVVIGKRAVLTARHCLPITRVRFGQDASKPVAERRVRRHYLPPARGLDIAVLELTEDAPVTAYKVSHSTQPPQRVRAVGYGATDAHASRGAGQRRYWDLRIRGWSCDPASSVSTACKPGVELVLPRSNGLDTCNGDSGGPLLSWVKHRWVVVGITSRAVASSLLPCGDGGVYVRADVVAGFISDTERKIESWRGRKRRQ; the protein is encoded by the coding sequence ATGCGGGTCGGGCCGACGCTCCTCGGCGGCCATCGCGACAAGGACCCGCAAGGCACGATCCATACGGACCGGCCCGCACCGACCAAAGTGCCGCCACCCGTACCGGAAACCCGAAGGGCCAGCGAGCACGGCAAGCAGTACCGAAAGTCCACCGCGCTACCGGCGGGCCACGTGCAGGTGGCGGCGCTGTTCACGGAGCGCGGCTTTGCATGCTCGGGCGTGGTGATCGGCAAGCGCGCGGTGCTCACGGCTCGGCACTGTCTGCCCATCACTCGCGTGCGCTTTGGACAGGACGCTTCGAAGCCCGTGGCGGAGCGGCGCGTGCGGCGCCACTACCTGCCGCCCGCTCGCGGGCTGGACATCGCGGTGCTGGAGCTGACCGAGGACGCGCCCGTCACGGCCTACAAAGTGTCGCACAGCACGCAGCCGCCCCAGCGCGTGCGGGCCGTGGGCTACGGCGCCACGGACGCCCACGCCAGCCGCGGCGCGGGACAGCGGCGCTATTGGGATCTGCGCATTCGCGGCTGGTCGTGTGATCCAGCAAGCAGCGTGAGCACGGCCTGCAAGCCGGGGGTGGAGCTGGTGCTGCCGCGCAGCAATGGCCTGGATACCTGCAACGGCGACAGCGGCGGGCCGCTTCTGTCGTGGGTGAAGCATCGCTGGGTGGTGGTGGGCATCACGTCGCGAGCGGTGGCGAGCTCTTTGCTGCCGTGTGGCGACGGCGGGGTGTACGTGCGGGCGGATGTCGTTGCCGGGTTCATTTCGGACACGGAAAGGAAGATCGAGTCATGGCGTGGAAGAAAACGGCGGCAGTAG
- a CDS encoding ferritin-like domain-containing protein has protein sequence MRPLTSELPPPQLECFSDEQLRFATLAWPMRAAEELRSALIFRALAHSARQLLPPPWPARLRDAVRDELRHAQLCARVGAALGAPQPEYDAQPVRARLAALAEPWRRTAALLLVEVAIGETLSMLLFRAGKQRASEPLTRAALAAILTDEARHQRLGWTALATLWPLLLPGQRAMLQREAAAGLAACERQQAVPALRWLEQRRAFDPAYAALGVLHPEVRIEVFYDAVERLVIPRLTRLGLDGARAWSERYRR, from the coding sequence ATGCGGCCGCTGACCAGTGAGCTGCCCCCGCCGCAGCTCGAGTGCTTCTCCGATGAGCAACTGCGCTTCGCGACACTGGCCTGGCCCATGCGCGCAGCGGAAGAGCTGCGCTCCGCGCTGATCTTCCGCGCCCTCGCCCATTCTGCGCGGCAGCTGCTACCACCACCCTGGCCGGCGCGGCTTCGCGATGCGGTGCGTGACGAGCTTCGCCACGCTCAGCTGTGTGCTCGCGTTGGCGCGGCGCTCGGCGCGCCGCAGCCCGAGTACGACGCGCAGCCCGTGCGCGCGCGGCTCGCGGCGCTGGCCGAGCCGTGGCGGCGCACGGCGGCGCTGCTGTTGGTGGAGGTGGCGATCGGCGAGACCCTCTCCATGCTGCTGTTTCGCGCCGGCAAACAGAGGGCGAGCGAGCCGCTCACGCGCGCGGCGCTCGCGGCCATCTTGACCGACGAAGCACGCCATCAGCGTCTTGGCTGGACGGCGCTCGCCACCCTTTGGCCGCTGTTGCTCCCCGGCCAGCGCGCCATGCTGCAGCGCGAGGCGGCGGCGGGGCTCGCCGCCTGCGAACGCCAGCAGGCGGTGCCGGCTCTGCGCTGGCTCGAGCAGCGGCGCGCGTTCGATCCCGCGTACGCCGCGCTCGGCGTGTTGCACCCGGAAGTGCGCATCGAGGTCTTCTACGACGCGGTGGAACGCCTCGTAATCCCGCGGCTCACGCGGCTGGGCCTCGACGGCGCGCGAGCGTGGAGCGAGCGATACCGGCGCTAG
- a CDS encoding GAF domain-containing protein, which produces MRAGFDDAARVKALRDYEVLDTPPDILFDSITTFAASLFGVPISLVSLVDADRQWFKSKVGLSAEETSRNVSFCTHAVEDDGPLVVSDATADPRFANNPLVLADPNIRFYAGVPLRSPEGHGLGTLCIVDSQPRSLDADQLAQLDALAKLATSALELHRKEAILQQQFDAMEHRQKTKEMLASMVVHDLRGPLTAILALAMSNADQSDLLRDILASARRMQRMLLDVLDICLADVECLKARTVTTDLSELVRGIRTQLHEPLYRDRLELELPPEPAVGQLDPDLMERVLSNLIENAFRYSPAKSPVKVRVSASSTGLEVDVVSQGEPLSAGEAAKVFSPLARGEVGRGHGLGLAFCKLAADAHGGSIRVEPGSPSGNRFVLALPVGNIA; this is translated from the coding sequence ATGCGAGCTGGATTCGACGACGCAGCGCGGGTGAAGGCGCTGCGTGACTACGAGGTGCTGGACACGCCTCCGGACATTCTGTTCGACAGCATCACGACCTTTGCCGCATCGCTCTTCGGAGTTCCCATCTCGCTGGTGAGCTTGGTGGACGCGGACCGCCAATGGTTCAAGTCCAAGGTTGGACTGAGCGCGGAGGAGACTTCTCGAAACGTCTCCTTCTGTACGCACGCCGTGGAAGACGACGGTCCCCTCGTGGTTTCCGACGCAACGGCGGATCCGCGCTTTGCCAATAACCCCTTGGTGTTGGCGGACCCCAACATCCGTTTCTACGCCGGCGTCCCATTGCGTTCGCCGGAAGGGCACGGCCTGGGCACCCTGTGCATCGTCGACTCCCAGCCCCGCAGCTTGGACGCCGATCAGCTGGCGCAGCTCGACGCGCTGGCCAAGCTGGCGACGTCCGCCCTCGAGCTCCACCGCAAGGAAGCCATCTTGCAGCAACAGTTCGACGCGATGGAGCACCGGCAGAAGACGAAAGAGATGCTCGCCTCCATGGTCGTCCACGATCTGCGTGGACCGCTTACCGCGATCCTGGCGCTGGCCATGAGCAACGCGGATCAGAGCGATCTACTGCGGGATATCTTGGCGTCCGCTCGGCGCATGCAGCGCATGCTGCTGGACGTTCTGGACATCTGCCTGGCAGACGTGGAGTGCCTGAAGGCACGCACGGTGACCACGGATCTCTCCGAGCTGGTGCGCGGGATTCGTACGCAGCTCCACGAGCCGCTGTATCGCGATCGCCTCGAGCTCGAGCTCCCGCCGGAGCCCGCCGTCGGTCAGCTCGATCCGGATCTGATGGAGCGCGTCTTGTCGAACCTGATCGAGAACGCGTTCCGCTACTCGCCCGCGAAGTCGCCGGTGAAGGTGCGCGTGTCCGCCTCCTCCACTGGGCTCGAGGTGGACGTGGTGTCCCAGGGCGAGCCGCTCTCCGCCGGAGAGGCCGCGAAGGTGTTCTCGCCGCTCGCCCGCGGTGAGGTGGGGCGCGGCCACGGCCTCGGCTTGGCCTTCTGCAAGCTAGCCGCAGATGCGCATGGCGGATCCATTCGGGTGGAGCCCGGTAGCCCCAGTGGCAACCGCTTCGTCCTCGCCCTGCCCGTCGGCAACATCGCCTGA
- a CDS encoding SMI1/KNR4 family protein encodes MAALALARVGTVLLAPGAGAEALAQARKLVGPLPEELEQLLKINDGEREVGGLLGGYVLLGCASLGSEWEQLQELHAQGLLGEWSSRWLPFASDFGGNFLLIDADSGAVFERDHETTEMLQRAESLRAYLEELARELNDGLWSWKDDDGEHWLTRAGDTKDEDGAWLVGQPQSVLEAADQRLSVAPSWTERDEILVRVTAALRLDAAEWLTRHWDDPELSNGARIQSAAAVFPPRRAVELALTRYGGRVELLEPVASAALLDHLERSPPEIAAREWGPVVAASRPRWARLEGWLTRGRPLSLIALDAILVATTNLLPFETRSGKARPKAEWLLEDAPAVEKLKARLEAFAASDGSARVKKTIAVLLPALK; translated from the coding sequence TTGGCCGCGCTGGCACTGGCGCGGGTTGGCACGGTGCTGCTTGCGCCCGGCGCCGGCGCGGAAGCCCTCGCGCAGGCGCGGAAGCTGGTGGGACCCCTTCCGGAAGAGCTCGAACAGCTCTTGAAGATCAACGACGGCGAGCGCGAGGTCGGCGGCCTGCTCGGCGGCTATGTGCTCCTGGGCTGTGCGTCCCTCGGCTCGGAGTGGGAGCAGTTGCAGGAGCTGCACGCGCAGGGGCTGCTCGGAGAGTGGAGCTCGCGCTGGTTGCCGTTCGCGAGCGACTTCGGCGGTAACTTCCTGCTCATCGACGCCGACTCCGGCGCCGTCTTCGAGCGCGACCACGAGACCACGGAGATGCTCCAGCGCGCGGAATCCTTGCGCGCGTACTTGGAAGAGCTGGCGCGGGAGCTGAACGACGGTCTGTGGAGCTGGAAGGACGATGACGGCGAGCACTGGCTGACGCGCGCCGGCGACACGAAGGACGAGGACGGGGCGTGGCTCGTCGGGCAGCCCCAAAGTGTGTTGGAAGCGGCCGACCAGCGCCTCAGCGTCGCGCCGAGCTGGACCGAGCGCGACGAGATCCTCGTGCGCGTGACCGCGGCGCTACGGCTCGACGCCGCGGAGTGGTTGACGCGGCACTGGGACGACCCCGAGCTCTCGAACGGCGCACGCATCCAGAGCGCCGCCGCGGTCTTTCCGCCCCGCCGTGCGGTGGAGCTGGCGCTGACCCGCTACGGGGGTCGCGTGGAGCTCCTCGAACCCGTGGCCAGCGCCGCGCTGCTCGATCATCTCGAACGCTCGCCGCCCGAGATCGCCGCGCGGGAGTGGGGACCCGTCGTGGCCGCCAGCCGTCCGCGCTGGGCACGACTGGAAGGATGGCTCACGCGGGGCCGGCCCCTGAGTCTGATTGCCCTCGACGCGATCTTGGTCGCCACCACGAATCTGCTGCCCTTTGAGACGCGAAGCGGCAAAGCGCGCCCCAAGGCCGAATGGCTGCTGGAGGACGCCCCCGCAGTCGAGAAGCTGAAAGCGCGGCTGGAGGCGTTCGCTGCGAGCGACGGGTCCGCCCGTGTCAAGAAGACGATCGCCGTGCTGCTGCCGGCGTTGAAGTGA
- a CDS encoding acyl-CoA thioesterase/BAAT N-terminal domain-containing protein, which translates to MRRLALVAGVFALACSSSNDDPATPKVDGGADAAAPEPAVRFLMDGKEAVRAFWGDPVTIEVTGMPPGSSVTLRARADIVNQEAESWATYTADASGTVNVDTTSAVDGSYTGVEPEGLVWSMTPATDTADELAFDDFRVRVESEGATVAEGTLGRYYLADDVTQMDVVESGLVGAFYAPPGGAHPTLITFGGSEGGLTGGQTLAWYYASLGYSVLALAYFNVPGLPQYLTQVPLEYFDTARQWLETRPEADTTRIAVMGGSRGGELALALGATFPWVKAVIASVPSGVSWGAPQLGNTEVSSWTYQSQGLAFVPFDWTAQPTFTQDADGVELEHDRALFESSIAKATPTELDLASFRVEQTQGPILMIAGADDQLWPSCQLAQIAWDRLEKSGHVDKYGDELVCAPDAGHFSPVVGSPTVGLHRAYHPITKQWLALGGTPAGTAHAKRNADTKIRALLQKALASP; encoded by the coding sequence ATGCGTCGCTTGGCACTGGTCGCAGGCGTGTTCGCCCTCGCCTGCAGCTCTTCGAACGACGACCCCGCAACGCCCAAGGTCGACGGGGGCGCGGACGCCGCGGCGCCGGAGCCCGCGGTGCGCTTCTTGATGGACGGCAAGGAAGCCGTGCGCGCGTTCTGGGGCGACCCCGTCACGATCGAGGTGACCGGCATGCCGCCCGGCAGCAGCGTCACGCTGCGCGCCCGCGCGGACATCGTCAATCAAGAGGCAGAGTCGTGGGCGACGTACACCGCGGACGCGAGCGGCACCGTGAACGTCGACACCACGTCCGCCGTCGACGGCAGCTACACCGGCGTGGAGCCCGAAGGGCTCGTGTGGTCGATGACTCCAGCGACGGACACCGCGGACGAGCTCGCCTTCGACGACTTTCGCGTCCGCGTCGAGAGCGAGGGTGCCACGGTGGCCGAAGGCACGCTCGGTCGCTACTACCTCGCGGACGACGTCACGCAGATGGACGTCGTCGAAAGCGGCCTCGTCGGCGCCTTCTACGCGCCCCCGGGTGGCGCCCATCCCACGCTCATCACCTTCGGCGGCTCCGAAGGCGGCCTCACCGGCGGTCAAACCCTGGCGTGGTACTACGCCTCCCTCGGCTACAGCGTGCTCGCCCTCGCGTACTTCAACGTCCCGGGCCTACCGCAGTACCTGACCCAGGTACCCCTCGAGTACTTCGACACCGCGCGCCAGTGGCTCGAAACGCGCCCCGAAGCCGATACGACTCGCATCGCCGTGATGGGAGGCTCCCGCGGCGGAGAGCTCGCCCTCGCCCTCGGCGCCACCTTCCCCTGGGTGAAGGCCGTAATTGCGTCGGTACCCAGCGGCGTCTCTTGGGGCGCGCCGCAGTTGGGCAACACCGAGGTCAGCTCCTGGACCTACCAAAGCCAAGGCCTCGCCTTCGTCCCCTTCGACTGGACGGCGCAACCCACGTTCACACAAGACGCCGACGGCGTGGAGCTCGAGCACGACCGCGCGTTGTTCGAGTCCTCCATCGCCAAAGCAACGCCCACGGAGCTCGATCTCGCGAGCTTCCGCGTCGAACAAACCCAAGGCCCCATCCTCATGATCGCGGGCGCGGACGACCAACTGTGGCCCAGCTGCCAGCTGGCGCAGATCGCGTGGGACCGCCTCGAGAAGAGCGGCCACGTCGACAAGTACGGTGACGAGCTGGTGTGCGCGCCCGACGCCGGGCACTTCTCCCCCGTCGTCGGCTCCCCCACGGTCGGCCTGCATCGCGCCTACCATCCCATCACGAAGCAGTGGCTCGCGCTCGGTGGCACCCCCGCCGGCACCGCCCACGCCAAGCGCAACGCCGACACCAAGATCCGCGCCCTGCTGCAGAAGGCCCTGGCCAGCCCGTAG
- a CDS encoding enoyl-CoA hydratase/isomerase family protein has protein sequence MEAGTVRLERKDNTAIITLDHPERRNAMGEAMWVALDERIAEVETDLPRAVVLTGAGDKAFCAGQDLSPDNPQVQGLVEAIQSHDQGPVRTFLERERRVIDRLCALPVPLIAAVNGLAYGGGAEMATRCDLRVVDPGAVFCFSEVRLGLMPDWGGGVALTRLIGPGRAADLILTARKVSAEEALSLGLANRVSESDGALAAALELAGAIAKNGPRAVRRALEVLRRTPGLSQSDALTLEMDRAVALIASGECAHGITAFMSRKQPEFPDL, from the coding sequence ATGGAAGCCGGGACCGTCCGCCTCGAGCGCAAAGACAACACCGCCATCATCACGTTGGATCACCCAGAGCGTCGCAACGCCATGGGCGAAGCGATGTGGGTCGCCCTCGACGAACGCATCGCCGAGGTGGAGACGGACCTGCCCCGCGCCGTCGTGCTCACCGGCGCCGGGGACAAGGCATTCTGCGCCGGACAAGATCTGTCCCCCGACAATCCCCAGGTGCAAGGCTTGGTCGAGGCCATCCAGAGCCACGACCAAGGCCCCGTGCGCACGTTCCTGGAGCGCGAGCGCCGCGTCATCGATCGCCTGTGCGCGCTGCCCGTCCCGCTGATCGCCGCCGTGAACGGCCTCGCCTATGGCGGCGGCGCCGAGATGGCCACCCGCTGCGATCTGCGCGTGGTCGATCCCGGCGCGGTGTTCTGCTTCTCCGAGGTGCGCCTCGGGCTGATGCCGGACTGGGGCGGCGGCGTCGCCCTCACGCGCCTCATCGGTCCCGGCCGCGCGGCGGATCTCATCCTCACGGCGCGCAAGGTCTCCGCGGAAGAGGCGCTGTCCCTCGGTCTCGCCAATCGCGTCAGCGAGAGCGACGGCGCCCTCGCCGCGGCCCTCGAGCTCGCCGGCGCCATCGCCAAGAACGGCCCCCGCGCCGTGCGCCGCGCCCTCGAGGTGCTGCGCCGCACGCCGGGCCTGTCACAGTCCGACGCCCTCACGCTGGAAATGGATCGCGCCGTCGCCCTGATCGCCTCCGGCGAGTGCGCCCACGGCATCACCGCCTTCATGTCGCGCAAGCAGCCCGAGTTCCCCGACCTCTGA